One genomic segment of Salminus brasiliensis chromosome 6, fSalBra1.hap2, whole genome shotgun sequence includes these proteins:
- the LOC140557726 gene encoding E3 ubiquitin/ISG15 ligase TRIM25-like → MAEVSLKTLDSYSCPICLDLLKDPVTIPCGHSFCVGCIKDCWAREDHRRVYSCPQCRHTFSPRPVLNKNTMLAELADSLRKTRLQAAAAAAAPPAAPPAAAPPAAPPAGSGGVECDVCTGVKHTAVKSCLVCLLSFCEAHIQPHYQSPGYKKHKLVEASMNLQEKICSLHDKLLEIFCRTDQQVICYLCVMDEHSGHKTVSAAAERAEKQKQLVATQRESQQGIQQMEKKLQELRQAMETLRRSAQAAVEDSEKIFTDLIQSMERRRSEVKELIRAQEKAELSQAEELLKNLEQEIADLRRRDAELVKLLHTEEPIQFLQSFPSLSARPSCADLPQFTVSPQFSMEELKKAVTGMMQRVEPKLVRFSGGFISSSATASALQKPAGLMQRVEPSLFPFSGGFISPLMMANAWQKPQHILLLSEPKTREEFLKYSCQLTLDPNTAHAQFALSERNTKATLMHQYQRYPNHPERFNGEWQVLCRESLSGRCYWEVECSFSDVDIAVSYKNIRKQGRFNESRFGSNDQSWCLICSGSRFSFRHNNKQITLCDVSSSSRIGVYVDHRAGILSFYSVSGTMTLLHRVHTTFTQPLYAGFGLYDYDNVFQICDLK, encoded by the exons ATGGCAGAAGTTTCTCTAAAAACTCTGGACTCCTACAGCTGTCCGATCTGTCTGGATCTACTGAAGGATCCAGTGACTATCCCCTGTGGACACAGTTTCTGTGTGGGCTGCATTAAGGACTGCTGGGCTCGAGAGGATCACAGAAGGGTCTACAGCTGCCCCCAGTGCAGACACACCTTCTCTCCAAGGCCTGTCCTCAACAAGAACACCATGCTGGCTGAACTAGCTGATAGTCTGAGGAAGACGAGGCtccaagctgctgctgctgctgctgctcctcctgctgctcctcctgctgctgctcctcctgctgctcctcctgctgGATCTGGAGGGGTGGAGTGTGATGTCTGCACTGGAGTAAAACACACAGCTGTGAAGTCCTGTCTGGTGTGTTTGCTCTCCTTTTGTGAAGCTCACATTCAGCCTCACTATCAATCTCCTGGCTATAAGAAGCACAAGCTGGTGGAAGCCTCCATGAACCTGCAGGAGAAGATCTGCTCTCTTCATGATAAACTGCTGGAGATTTTCTGTCGCACTGACCAGCAGGTCATTTGTTATTTGTGTGTGATGGATGAACACAGTGGTCATAAGACAGTCTCAGCTGCAGCAGAAAGAGCTGAGAAACAG AAGCAGCTGGTGGCGACTCAGAGGGAATCCCAGCAGGGAATCCAGCAGATGGAGAAGAAGCTTCAGGAGCTGAGACAGGCCATGGAGACTCTCAGG CGCTCTGCACAGGCAGCAGTGGAGGACAGTGAGAAGATCTTCACCGACCTGATTCAGTCTATGGAGAGAAGACGCTCTGAGGTGAAGGAGCTGATCAGAGCTCAGGAGAAGGCTGAACTGAGTCAGGCTGAAGAACTCCTGAAGAACCTGGAGCAGGAGATTGCTGATCTGAGGAGGAGAGACGCTGAGCTGGTAAAGCTTCTACATACAGAGGAACCAATCCAGTTCCTCCAG AGTTTCCCGTCTCTCTCTGCTCGACCTTCATGTGCAGACTTACCCCAATTCACAGTCAGTCCACAATTCTCCATGGAGGAACTGAAGAAAGCTGTGACTGGAATGATGCAACGAGTGGAACCGAAACTGGTCAGGTTTTCTGGAG GGTTTATTTCTTCATCAGCGACGGCTAGTGCTCTGCAGAAACCTGCAGGACTGATGCAACGAGTGGAACCGAGTCTGTTCCCGTTTTCTGGAG GGTTTATTTCTCCACTCATGATGGCTAATGCTTGGCAGAAACCACAACACATCCTTCTGTTGTCTGAACCGAAAACCAGAGAGGAATTTCTTAAAT ATTCCTGTCAGCTCACCCTGGATCCAAACACAGCACATGCACAGTTCGCTCTGTCTGAGAGGAACACAAAAGCAACACTGATGCACCAGTACCAGCGATATCCTAATCATCCAGAGAGATTTAATGGAGAGTGGCAAGTTCTCTGTAGAGAAAGTCTATCTGGACGCTGTTACTGGGAGGTTGAGTGTAGCTTCAGTGATGTTGATATTGCAGTGTCTTAtaaaaacatcagaaaacaGGGAAGATTTAATGAGTCTAGGTTTGGGTCTAATGATCAGTCCTGGTGTCTGATCTGCTCTGGCTCCAGATTCTCTTTCAGACACAATAATAAGCAGATTACACTCTGTGACGtctccagctcctccagaaTAGGAGTGTATGTGGATCACAGAGCAGGAAttctgtccttctacagcgTATCTGGCACAATGACCCTCCTCCACAGAGTCCACACCACCTTCACTCAGCCCCTCTATGCTGGGTTTGGGCTTTATGATTATGATAATGTTTTTCAGATATGTGATCTTAAATAA